Proteins encoded by one window of Blautia faecicola:
- the rpoC gene encoding DNA-directed RNA polymerase subunit beta', whose product MAETTNKEVYQPMTFDAIKIGLASPEKIREWSHGEVKKPETINYRTLKPEKDGLFCERIFGPSKDWECHCGKYKKIRYKGVVCDRCGVEVTKSSVRRERMGHIELAAPVSHIWYFKGIPSRMGLILDLSPRTLERVLYFANYIVLDPGNTNLQLKQVLTEREYQEAREQFGDTFRVGMGAESIKELLQSIDLEAESVELKAGLKDATGQKRARIIKRLEVVEAFRESGNRPEWMIMDVVPVIPPDLRPMVQLDGGRFATSDLNDLYRRIINRNNRLKRLLELGAPDIIVRNEKRMLQEAVDALIDNGRRGRPVTGPGNRALKSLSDMLKGKSGRFRQNLLGKRVDYSGRSVIVVGPELKIYQCGLPKEMAIELFKPFVMKELVANGTAHNIKNAKKMVEKVQPEVWDVLEDVIKEHPVMLNRAPTLHRLGIQAFEPILVEGKAIKLHPLVCTAFNADFDGDQMAVHLPLSVEAQAECRFLLLSPNNLLKPSDGGPVAVPSQDMVLGIYYLTQERPGSKGEGGYYKSLNEAILAYENGYLTLQSRIHVRRKKTMPNGEVVTGTVESTLGRFLFNEILPQDLGFVDRSVPGNELILEVDFHVGKKQLKQILEKVINTHGQTKTAEVLDDIKATGYKYSTRAAMTVSISDMTVPPQKPQMIEQAQETVDKITRNFKRGLITEEERYKEVVETWKQTDDELTKALLNGLDKYNNIFMMADSGARGSDKQIKQLAGMRGLMADTTGHTIELPIKSNFREGLDVLEYFMSAHGARKGMSDTALRTADSGYLTRRLVDVSQELVVREMDCAEGRDEIPGMYVKEFTDGKEEIESLQERITGRFSCETIKDKDGNVLVKANHMITPKRAAKIMSEGVNAEGKPYDKIKIRTILSCKCKVGICAKCYGANMATGEAVQVGESVGIIAAQSIGEPGTQLTMRTFHSGGVAGGDITQGLPRVEELFEARKPKGLAIITEIPGEVAIKDTKKKREIVITDKESGESKTYLIPYGSRIKVTDGQMLEAGDELTEGSVNPHDILKIKGVRAVQDYMIREVQRVYRLQGVEINDKHIEVIVRQMLKKIRIEDNGDTELLPGTMVDFLEYEDINEQMEAEGKTPAEGKQVLLGITKASLATDSFMSAASFQETTKVLTEAAIKGKVDHLVGLKENVIIGKLIPAGTGLKRYSNIKLSTDDMLKEEEEDIVMDDEDLEVTPEEDITVEETSEAAGTDEETDEIAEELVTLEDTEE is encoded by the coding sequence ATGGCTGAAACAACCAATAAAGAAGTATATCAACCAATGACGTTCGATGCGATTAAAATTGGTCTGGCATCTCCGGAAAAGATCCGTGAATGGTCTCATGGTGAAGTAAAAAAACCAGAAACCATCAACTACCGTACATTAAAACCGGAAAAAGATGGTCTGTTTTGTGAGAGAATCTTTGGACCAAGCAAAGACTGGGAGTGTCATTGTGGTAAATATAAAAAGATCCGTTATAAAGGTGTTGTCTGCGATCGCTGTGGTGTAGAAGTTACAAAATCAAGCGTTCGTAGAGAGCGTATGGGACATATTGAACTGGCAGCACCGGTATCTCATATCTGGTACTTCAAGGGAATCCCGTCCCGTATGGGGCTGATCCTGGATCTGTCTCCGAGAACACTGGAGAGAGTCCTGTATTTTGCAAATTATATTGTTCTTGATCCGGGTAACACCAATCTGCAGCTGAAACAGGTGCTGACAGAGAGAGAATACCAGGAAGCAAGAGAACAGTTTGGTGATACCTTCCGTGTAGGTATGGGTGCAGAATCTATCAAAGAGCTGCTGCAGTCCATCGACCTGGAAGCAGAATCCGTAGAACTGAAAGCCGGACTGAAAGATGCAACCGGACAGAAACGTGCCCGTATCATCAAACGTCTGGAAGTTGTAGAAGCATTCCGTGAATCCGGTAACAGACCGGAATGGATGATTATGGATGTTGTGCCGGTTATCCCGCCGGATCTGCGTCCTATGGTACAGCTGGATGGTGGACGTTTTGCTACCTCTGACCTGAATGATCTGTATCGTCGTATCATCAACCGTAACAACCGTCTGAAAAGACTGCTGGAGCTGGGTGCTCCGGATATCATCGTAAGAAACGAGAAACGTATGCTGCAGGAAGCTGTAGATGCGCTGATCGATAATGGTCGTCGTGGTCGTCCGGTAACCGGACCTGGTAACAGAGCTCTGAAATCGCTGTCCGATATGCTGAAAGGTAAATCCGGACGTTTCCGTCAGAACCTGTTGGGTAAACGAGTTGACTACTCCGGACGTTCCGTAATCGTCGTTGGACCGGAACTGAAGATTTATCAGTGTGGTCTGCCGAAAGAGATGGCGATCGAGCTGTTCAAACCGTTCGTTATGAAAGAACTGGTTGCAAACGGAACCGCTCATAATATTAAAAATGCAAAGAAAATGGTCGAGAAAGTACAGCCGGAAGTATGGGATGTACTGGAAGACGTTATCAAAGAGCATCCGGTTATGCTGAACCGTGCTCCTACACTGCACCGTCTGGGTATTCAGGCATTCGAACCGATCCTGGTAGAAGGTAAAGCAATCAAGCTGCATCCTCTGGTTTGTACCGCGTTCAACGCCGATTTCGATGGTGACCAGATGGCTGTCCATCTTCCGCTGTCCGTAGAAGCACAGGCAGAATGCCGTTTCCTGCTTCTGTCTCCGAACAACCTGCTGAAACCGTCCGATGGTGGTCCGGTAGCCGTTCCTTCACAGGATATGGTCCTGGGTATCTACTATCTGACACAGGAAAGACCGGGAAGCAAAGGAGAAGGCGGATATTACAAGAGCTTAAACGAAGCCATTCTGGCTTATGAAAACGGATACCTGACACTGCAGTCAAGAATTCATGTTCGTCGTAAGAAAACAATGCCGAACGGTGAAGTGGTTACAGGAACTGTAGAATCTACACTGGGTAGATTCCTGTTCAATGAGATCCTGCCGCAGGATCTGGGATTTGTAGATCGTTCCGTTCCGGGCAATGAACTGATTCTGGAAGTTGATTTCCACGTAGGAAAGAAACAGCTGAAACAGATTCTTGAGAAAGTCATCAACACACACGGACAGACAAAGACTGCCGAAGTACTGGATGACATCAAAGCAACCGGATATAAATATTCTACAAGAGCAGCCATGACCGTATCGATTTCCGATATGACCGTGCCGCCGCAGAAACCGCAGATGATCGAACAGGCACAGGAAACTGTAGATAAGATCACAAGAAACTTCAAACGTGGTCTGATCACAGAAGAAGAGCGTTACAAAGAGGTTGTAGAAACCTGGAAACAGACCGATGATGAGCTGACAAAAGCCCTGCTGAATGGTCTGGATAAATACAACAACATCTTCATGATGGCCGATTCCGGAGCCCGTGGATCTGATAAACAGATCAAACAGCTGGCAGGTATGCGAGGACTGATGGCCGATACAACCGGTCACACCATCGAGCTGCCTATCAAGTCAAACTTCCGTGAAGGTCTTGATGTACTGGAATATTTCATGTCCGCCCATGGAGCTCGAAAAGGTATGTCCGATACCGCCCTTCGTACCGCCGATTCCGGTTACCTGACCAGACGTCTGGTAGATGTATCTCAGGAGCTGGTTGTTCGTGAGATGGATTGTGCGGAAGGCAGAGATGAGATTCCGGGTATGTATGTGAAGGAATTCACAGACGGAAAAGAAGAAATCGAAAGTCTGCAGGAACGTATCACAGGACGTTTCTCCTGCGAGACAATCAAAGATAAAGATGGTAATGTGCTTGTAAAAGCAAACCACATGATCACGCCGAAACGTGCAGCTAAGATCATGAGCGAAGGTGTCAATGCAGAAGGCAAACCTTACGACAAGATCAAGATCCGTACGATTCTGAGCTGTAAATGTAAAGTTGGTATCTGTGCAAAATGTTACGGTGCCAACATGGCAACCGGTGAAGCTGTTCAGGTTGGTGAGTCTGTCGGTATTATCGCCGCACAGTCCATCGGTGAGCCTGGTACACAGCTGACCATGCGTACCTTCCATAGTGGTGGTGTTGCCGGTGGCGATATTACACAGGGTCTTCCTCGTGTCGAGGAGCTGTTTGAGGCAAGAAAACCGAAAGGACTTGCCATCATCACAGAGATTCCTGGTGAAGTTGCAATCAAAGATACCAAGAAGAAACGTGAGATCGTAATTACCGATAAAGAAAGCGGAGAATCCAAGACTTATCTGATCCCTTACGGATCCAGAATCAAAGTTACGGATGGACAGATGCTCGAAGCCGGTGATGAACTGACAGAAGGTTCTGTTAACCCGCATGATATCCTGAAGATCAAAGGTGTACGTGCCGTACAGGATTATATGATCCGTGAGGTACAGAGAGTATACCGTCTGCAGGGTGTAGAAATCAACGATAAGCATATCGAGGTTATCGTTCGTCAGATGCTGAAGAAGATCCGTATCGAAGACAACGGAGACACAGAACTTCTTCCGGGAACCATGGTTGATTTCCTTGAATATGAAGACATCAACGAACAGATGGAAGCAGAAGGAAAAACTCCTGCAGAAGGAAAACAGGTTCTGCTGGGTATTACCAAAGCTTCTCTGGCAACCGATTCCTTCATGTCAGCAGCATCCTTCCAGGAGACAACAAAAGTCCTGACAGAAGCTGCTATCAAAGGAAAAGTTGACCACCTGGTAGGTCTGAAAGAAAACGTTATCATCGGTAAACTGATTCCGGCCGGTACCGGTCTGAAACGTTACAGCAATATCAAACTTTCCACAGACGACATGCTGAAGGAAGAAGAGGAAGATATCGTGATGGACGATGAAGATCTGGAAGTTACACCGGAAGAGGATATCACAGTAGAAGAAACTTCCGAAGCTGCTGGTACCGACGAAGAAACAGATGAAATCGCTGAAGAACTGGTAACTCTGGAGGATACCGAAGAGTAA
- the tuf gene encoding elongation factor Tu: MAKAKFERSKPHCNIGTIGHVDHGKTTLTAAITKTLHERLGTGEAVAFENIDKAPEERERGITISTAHVEYETNKRHYAHVDCPGHADYVKNMITGAAQMDGAILVVAATDGVMAQTKEHILLSRQVGVPYIVVFMNKCDMVDDEELLELVDMEIRELLNEYEFPGDDTPIIQGSALKALEDPNSEWGDKILELMDAVDSYIPDPQRDTDKPFLMPVEDVFTITGRGTVATGRVERGVLHLNDEVEILGVKEDVKKTVVTGIEMFRKLLDEAQAGDNIGALLRGVQRTEIVRGQVLAKPGSVTCHKKFTAQVYVLTKDEGGRHTPFFNNYRPQFYFRTTDVTGVISLPEGTEMCMPGDNVEMTIELIHPIAMEQGLTFAIREGGRTVGSGRVASIIE, encoded by the coding sequence ATGGCTAAAGCTAAATTTGAAAGAAGCAAACCACATTGTAACATTGGTACCATTGGACACGTTGACCATGGTAAAACTACTCTGACTGCAGCTATTACAAAAACTCTGCACGAAAGACTGGGTACAGGTGAAGCTGTAGCATTCGAAAATATCGATAAAGCTCCAGAAGAAAGAGAACGTGGAATCACAATCTCTACTGCTCACGTTGAGTACGAAACAAACAAACGTCACTATGCACACGTTGACTGCCCAGGCCATGCTGACTACGTTAAAAACATGATCACTGGTGCTGCACAGATGGATGGTGCTATCCTGGTTGTAGCTGCTACCGATGGTGTTATGGCTCAGACAAAAGAGCACATCCTGCTGTCTCGTCAGGTAGGTGTTCCTTACATCGTTGTATTCATGAACAAATGTGATATGGTAGACGATGAAGAACTTCTGGAACTGGTAGACATGGAAATCCGTGAGCTGCTGAACGAGTACGAATTCCCGGGAGATGACACTCCGATTATCCAGGGATCTGCTCTGAAAGCTCTGGAAGATCCGAACAGCGAATGGGGAGACAAAATCCTGGAACTGATGGATGCTGTAGATAGCTACATTCCGGATCCTCAGCGTGACACTGACAAACCGTTCCTGATGCCTGTAGAGGACGTATTCACAATCACTGGTCGTGGTACTGTTGCTACTGGTAGAGTAGAGCGTGGTGTTCTGCATCTGAACGACGAAGTTGAAATCCTGGGTGTTAAAGAAGACGTTAAGAAAACAGTTGTAACTGGTATCGAAATGTTCCGTAAACTGCTGGATGAAGCACAGGCTGGTGATAACATCGGTGCTCTGCTGCGTGGTGTTCAGAGAACAGAAATCGTTCGTGGACAGGTTCTGGCTAAACCAGGTTCTGTAACATGCCACAAAAAATTCACAGCTCAGGTTTACGTTCTGACAAAAGATGAAGGTGGACGTCATACTCCGTTCTTCAACAACTATCGTCCGCAGTTCTACTTCAGAACAACTGACGTAACAGGTGTTATCAGCCTGCCAGAAGGTACAGAAATGTGCATGCCTGGTGATAACGTAGAAATGACAATCGAACTGATCCATCCGATCGCTATGGAACAGGGTCTGACTTTCGCTATCCGTGAAGGTGGACGTACTGTAGGATCAGGCCGTGTTGCTTCTATCATCGAGTAA
- the rpsL gene encoding 30S ribosomal protein S12 — translation MPTFNQLVRKGRQTSVKKSTAPALQKSFNSLRKKSSDLSSPQKRGVCTAVKTATPKKPNSALRKIARVRLSNGIEVTSYIPGEGHNLQEHSVVLIRGGRVKDLPGTRYHIIRGTLDTAGVANRKQARSKYGAKRPKK, via the coding sequence ATGCCAACATTTAACCAGTTAGTAAGAAAAGGACGTCAGACTTCTGTTAAGAAATCTACCGCTCCTGCTCTGCAGAAAAGCTTTAACTCTTTAAGAAAAAAATCCAGCGATCTGTCTTCTCCACAGAAGAGAGGTGTGTGTACAGCTGTTAAAACTGCTACACCTAAAAAACCTAACTCAGCTCTTCGTAAGATTGCCAGAGTACGTCTGTCAAACGGAATCGAAGTAACAAGCTACATTCCAGGAGAAGGTCATAACCTTCAGGAGCATAGCGTTGTTCTGATCCGTGGAGGCCGTGTTAAAGACTTACCTGGTACAAGATACCATATCATCAGAGGTACTCTTGATACCGCAGGTGTTGCTAACAGAAAACAGGCCCGTTCCAAATACGGAGCTAAAAGACCTAAAAAATAA
- the rpsG gene encoding 30S ribosomal protein S7, translating to MPRKGHTQKRDVLADPMYNNKVVTKLINNIMLDGKKGVAQKIVYGAFAKIEEKAGKPAIEVFEEAMNNIMPVLEVKARRIGGATYQVPIEVRPERRQALALRWLTLYSRKRGEKTMEDRLANELLDAMNNTGASVKKKEDMHKMAEANKAFAHYRF from the coding sequence GTGCCACGTAAAGGACATACTCAGAAAAGAGACGTGTTAGCAGATCCGATGTACAATAATAAAGTGGTTACCAAACTTATCAATAACATCATGTTAGACGGTAAGAAAGGTGTAGCACAGAAGATTGTATACGGCGCTTTCGCTAAAATTGAAGAAAAAGCTGGAAAACCAGCAATCGAAGTTTTTGAAGAAGCTATGAACAACATCATGCCTGTACTGGAAGTAAAGGCTAGACGTATCGGTGGAGCTACCTATCAGGTACCTATCGAGGTTCGTCCGGAAAGACGTCAGGCCCTGGCTCTTCGTTGGTTAACTCTGTATTCTCGTAAAAGAGGAGAGAAGACCATGGAAGACAGACTGGCAAATGAGCTTCTGGATGCTATGAACAACACCGGTGCATCTGTTAAGAAGAAAGAAGACATGCATAAAATGGCAGAAGCTAATAAGGCATTTGCTCATTACAGATTCTAA
- the fusA gene encoding elongation factor G — protein MAGREYPLERTRNIGIMAHIDAGKTTLTERILYYTGVNYKIGDTHEGTATMDWMEQEQERGITITSAATTCHWTLEEQTKPKKGALEHRINIIDTPGHVDFTVEVERSLRVLDGAVGVFCAKGGVEPQSENVWRQADTYNVPRMAFINKMDILGADFYNAVDQIKTRLGKNAICLQLPIGKEDEFQGIIDLFEMKAYIYNDDKGDDISVVDIPEDMQDEAELYHTELVEKICELDDDLMMEYLEGEEPSVEAMKAALRKGTCECTAVPVCCGSAYKNKGVQKLLDAILEFMPAPTDIPPINGTDLDGNEVVRHSSDDEPFSALVFKIMTDPFVGKLAYFRVYSGTMNSGSYVLNATKDKKERVGRILQMHANKRQELDKVYSGDIAAAIGFKFSTTGDTICDDQHPVILESMEFPEPVIELAIEPKTKAGQGKLGEALAKLAEEDPTFRAHTDQETGQTIIAGMGELHLDIIVDRLLREFKVEANVGAPQVAYKETITKPVDVEHKYAKQSGGRGQYGHCKVKFEPMDANAEETYKFESTVVGGAIPKEYIPAVGEGIEDAMKSGILGGFPVVGVHANVYDGSYHEVDSSEMAFHIAGSMAFKEAMQKASPVLLEPIMKVEVTTPEDYMGDVIGDINSRRGRIEGMEDIGGGKMIRGYVPLAEMFGYATDLRSRTQGRGNYSMFFEKYEPVPKSVQEKVLSAKAK, from the coding sequence TTGGCTGGAAGAGAATATCCATTAGAGAGAACCAGAAATATTGGTATTATGGCGCATATCGATGCTGGTAAGACCACTCTGACAGAGCGTATCTTATACTACACCGGTGTAAACTATAAAATCGGAGATACACATGAAGGTACTGCTACCATGGACTGGATGGAACAGGAGCAGGAAAGAGGTATCACCATTACTTCCGCAGCTACCACATGTCACTGGACTCTGGAAGAACAGACAAAACCGAAAAAAGGTGCTCTGGAACATCGTATCAACATCATTGATACCCCAGGTCACGTAGACTTTACTGTAGAGGTAGAGCGTTCCCTGCGTGTACTGGATGGTGCTGTTGGTGTGTTCTGTGCAAAAGGTGGTGTAGAACCACAGTCTGAAAACGTATGGCGTCAGGCTGACACATACAATGTACCTCGTATGGCATTCATCAACAAGATGGATATCCTGGGTGCAGATTTCTACAACGCTGTAGATCAGATTAAAACAAGATTAGGAAAAAATGCAATTTGTCTTCAGCTGCCAATCGGTAAAGAAGATGAATTCCAGGGAATCATTGACCTGTTCGAGATGAAAGCTTACATCTACAACGATGATAAGGGTGATGATATCTCTGTAGTAGATATTCCGGAAGATATGCAGGACGAAGCAGAACTGTATCATACAGAACTGGTAGAGAAAATCTGCGAGCTGGATGATGATCTGATGATGGAATATCTGGAAGGTGAAGAACCTTCTGTAGAAGCAATGAAAGCAGCACTGAGAAAAGGTACATGCGAGTGTACAGCTGTTCCGGTTTGCTGTGGATCTGCTTACAAAAACAAAGGAGTTCAGAAACTTCTGGATGCTATCCTGGAGTTCATGCCGGCTCCTACAGATATTCCGCCTATCAACGGAACTGATCTGGACGGAAACGAAGTTGTTCGTCATTCTTCTGATGATGAACCGTTCTCCGCACTGGTATTTAAGATCATGACTGACCCGTTCGTTGGTAAACTGGCATACTTCCGTGTATACTCAGGAACCATGAACTCCGGTTCTTATGTATTAAATGCTACAAAAGATAAAAAAGAACGTGTAGGACGTATCTTGCAGATGCATGCGAACAAACGTCAGGAGCTGGACAAAGTTTACTCCGGAGATATCGCAGCAGCGATCGGATTCAAGTTCAGTACTACCGGTGATACCATCTGTGATGATCAGCATCCGGTAATCCTGGAATCCATGGAATTCCCGGAACCAGTTATCGAGCTGGCTATCGAGCCTAAGACAAAAGCTGGACAGGGTAAACTGGGTGAAGCTCTGGCAAAACTGGCAGAGGAAGATCCTACTTTCCGTGCTCATACCGATCAGGAAACTGGTCAGACAATCATCGCAGGTATGGGTGAGCTGCATCTGGATATCATCGTTGACCGTCTGCTGAGAGAATTCAAAGTAGAAGCTAATGTTGGTGCTCCTCAGGTTGCATATAAAGAGACCATCACAAAACCGGTTGACGTTGAGCACAAATATGCAAAACAGTCCGGTGGACGTGGACAGTATGGTCACTGTAAAGTTAAATTTGAGCCAATGGATGCAAACGCAGAAGAAACTTACAAATTTGAATCTACCGTAGTTGGTGGTGCTATTCCGAAGGAATACATCCCGGCTGTAGGTGAAGGTATCGAAGACGCTATGAAGTCTGGTATCCTGGGTGGATTCCCTGTAGTAGGTGTTCATGCAAACGTATACGATGGTTCTTACCATGAAGTCGATTCTTCTGAAATGGCATTCCACATTGCCGGATCTATGGCATTCAAGGAAGCAATGCAGAAAGCATCTCCTGTACTGCTGGAGCCTATCATGAAAGTCGAAGTTACTACTCCGGAAGATTACATGGGTGATGTTATCGGTGATATCAACTCCCGTCGTGGTCGTATCGAAGGTATGGAAGATATCGGTGGTGGAAAAATGATCCGTGGATATGTTCCGCTGGCTGAAATGTTCGGTTACGCAACAGACCTTCGTTCCAGAACTCAGGGACGTGGTAACTACTCCATGTTCTTTGAAAAATACGAACCAGTTCCGAAGTCCGTTCAGGAAAAGGTTTTGTCTGCAAAGGCTAAATAA